Part of the Acidobacteriota bacterium genome, CCAGCCCTGCTCAAAATGAGGACGCGATGAAGCGAGCGGTTGCGCACCTGAAAAAAGTCGACCCCGTGCTGGCGCAGGTCATCCGCCGCGTCGGCCCATTCAACATCTCGCTCGCCTATCGCGAGGCGAGTTTCCAGACGCTCGTCCGCTCCATCGCCTTCCAGCAGTTGAATGGCAAGGCAGCCACCACCATCTTCAACCGCCTGCTCATGGCCGCGGGAGGAAAGCTCACTCCCGCTTCCGTCCTCGACCTGACGAAACAGGAGATGCGCGCCTGCGGACTGTCGAAGCAGAAAGTCAGCTACATCCGCGACCTCGCGGAGAAGACCGAATCCGGCGAGATCGATTTCGCCGCGCTGCCCAAGATGTCCGACGCGGAAGTCATCGAGCACCTCACGCGCGTGAAAGGCATCGGCGAATGGAGCGCGCAGATGTTCTTGATGTTCGCGCTGCGCCGCCAGAACGTGCTTGCCTGCGGCGATTTCGGCGTGCAAGCCGCCATCCGCAAACACTACAAGAAGCGCAAACATCCCAAGCCGAAGGACGTCGCCAGGATCGGACGCCCCTGGGCGCCTTACTCTTCGGTCGCCTGCTGGTATCTCTGGCGCAGTTTGGACGACAAGAAATAGACCATAACCACGAAGGGCACGAAGGTACACGAAGGTTTTTCTTTTTGAAGAGTTCCATGCTGCTTTGGTTCCCGGTTTCCTGGCTTTCGGTCTCCTGACTTTCGGCTCTCCTGACTTTCGGTTTTTCCTTCGTGTACCTTCGTGACCTTCGTGGTTAAAGGGTTGGTTTTGATATGCTTCTGGCGATGGCGAACGAACGCAAGATCCGCGTGGTGGTCGCGAAGCCCGGCCTCGACGGCCACGATCGCGGCGCAAAGGTGATCGCGCGCGCGCTGCGCGATGCGGGCATGGAAGTGATCTACACCGGCCTGCGGCAGACTCCCGAGATGATCGTGAACGCCGCGCTCCAGGAAGA contains:
- a CDS encoding DNA-3-methyladenine glycosylase, which gives rise to MKRAVAHLKKVDPVLAQVIRRVGPFNISLAYREASFQTLVRSIAFQQLNGKAATTIFNRLLMAAGGKLTPASVLDLTKQEMRACGLSKQKVSYIRDLAEKTESGEIDFAALPKMSDAEVIEHLTRVKGIGEWSAQMFLMFALRRQNVLACGDFGVQAAIRKHYKKRKHPKPKDVARIGRPWAPYSSVACWYLWRSLDDKK